In Brassica napus cultivar Da-Ae chromosome C2, Da-Ae, whole genome shotgun sequence, the sequence atctcgccctaatgaagagggcatataccaacaagaagaccggccagattgatgacggtcttgtgagggaagtggtcagccTGGTCCagactcaggtgcaagacgaagtgtcttagcttcaaaccgaggatgacgcttcgacggcttcgaccaacttatcccggtttcgaatcaacgaaatcgttgaatccgtaagttctttttttttaaagttcaattcatttatttcttgatttaaatttgtaaatttggttattttctatttcagtcggttccaaagaagaagggacgtttggtcggtttgggtcattgcacccggtcggttcctccttcttctgcaccaccgccctttgttgatccagaagtacttacgactcagttgaaggacaaagatgatcgcatatctttgttggagacacAGATAGCGGCTCAGCAGGCGGGCTATGaagcacagaggaggctgaaccagcaaatgatggagatgatgcagaggatgtacccgaaagaggtgttcccggacgtgccagacccgtagttttttttttttccaaaaactcggaatgttttatttttatttgtgaaactttgaatattaattaatatgatttcaattttaattttaattttatattttcgaatttaaatttcaaaaatttattttttaaaaaaaattaaatttttttacgttccgaggaaataaaccctcagaatataccgagggacatcttcctcggaatataccgagggaccccgttcctcggaatataccgagggatatgttcctcggaattttccgagggacccgttcctcggaattttcatcggaaaattccgaggaacgggtccctcggaacttccgaggattggaccatcggaaagtccatcgaaatatcccgaggaagttctccctcggtatattccgaggagctttccgacgaactggtggtataacgttattccgacgacataccgacgattttttccctgtcgctgttttcttgtagtggtgaTTCGTGCCACATGACATGCAGTCTTTAACATGTGACCTGTGGGGTTTGATACAAATGCCAAGTCGGATATGTTTACTCTAGTCATTTTGATGTGGGGTTTTGTGTTCCCAAAATCCACCTAAAATATAGGGTTAGGATTTGAACTAACGTGTTGaataaaaaaggaataaaaactCTTTTATTATGAGTCAAAGATGAAAATGTGTTTCTTATTGAGTATGAATATTGATACAATGaagatgaaaataaaatatatgatggTAAGTAAATCAAAGTACAAAAAGTTTATAGTACTGCTGCAAGAGGTCAATATCACCTTCTCtttcctcttctttcttcttttatatCTAGTTGTATGAGAATTTGTAACGACAGCATGATCTCCGGCGAGGATCCTGCATGATCTCCTttactgtgggaaccaaaattcacaccgtcgattataataaataataatggaggAAAATCGAGTGAACCCGTTTTTCCTTGAAGGTCGGAATTCTCTGCGTAATCACTTTAGAACGATAAAAAGATGGATAATCGCTCAGAAGCATTTTATTGAATAGTATGAATACAAGATTTCTCCGAGAAGagtagagatatgctaactaTTGGAACAACAGGACAAGAGGCGGCCAAGACGTCCTAAGCCTTGTTGtgctagtctaaccacctaagcccTATGTTCTCTAAGCTAGCAGGAGTTctctaagtctaaattctcGGATCCCCTTTTCTCCTGCTCCTCctctccttatatagtcgtTCTAGGTCGGTGGCCCATCCTTCGCCTTCGGGCCCAAGTCTATCTCTTTtgggaatattccatttttcgtcgaccttgatagttatcctcgaatctttacatttatctttggaaacttagcATTTATCGTATTTCTGCGAGTTAGGACAAACCGTCATAACTTTTATGGGCTCGAATCCCTTCTGAGAGCGTAGATGGGCCTCTAGACCTGTTTGGATCCTTGCGGACCGTTCTTAGGCTTTTTGGCGTTTAAACGATTTCTCAGTTTTAGTCATAAAACTTCGAGAATAACTTTAATCAAAACGAAACGAGAAGTATATGGTCCCGAAGGTCGGATATCACAGCTATATGGATGATACGGGAGTCGAAGTAAGTCGGACAGGCCGGGATcaggtcgagctcgccgggTGAGCCGACTCGCGTGACGGCCGAACTCGCCGGCGAGCACAACCACACGACGGTTCacctcgccggcgagctgaccggcGCGATGGTTGAGCTCCCCGGGTGAGTGAAACCACACGACGGTTGAGCTCGCCGGTGAGCTGACCGGCGAGCTGACCGGCGTGATGGTTGAGGTCGCCGGGTGAGTATAACCACACGTcggttcagctcgccggcgagctgaccgaCGTGATGGTTGAGCTCGCCGGTGAGCTAACCCGCGTGATGGTTCAGCTCTCTGGCGAGTGGCTTTTGTGCGGGATTCGCTCGTTCGTTCACTTCCGATCTTTCTTTCAGTGAATGTTTTGCGAGAAATCCgtgaataagaaataatcatagccgttgatttcgaaataaccatttttgaccccaacaacgtCTCCCATTATCATCAAGCTGACAATCCAGGACATCGACGTAGCGAGAGTGTTGGTCGACACCGGATGCTCGGCCAATACTATCTACAAAAGCACCCTCGAAAGAATGGAGATCGATCTGTGCACCGTTACAGAAAGACCCAGCCTGATATTCAGACTCTCGGGAAATGCTACTATGACTCTTGGCTCGATCGACCTCGTTGTTAAAGCCGGGAGTGTCACCAAAGTCACGGAATTCTTAGTCATCAACCGCCGAACATTGTACAACGCGATCGTCGGTACTCCATGGCTTAATTCCATGCGAGCGATCCCTTCGACATTCCATCTGTGCCTTAAGTTTCGAACCCCTCGTGGCGTCAAAACTATACAAGGAGACCGCATGATGTCGCAAGTATGTTTTGCCGCCgagttaaaaagaaagaatttGGCGATCGAAACTTcccataaaaagaaaagaaagctgaCTCTCGATGAGAACGCCCCGGAACGAGACTCGAAAGTCTTCTGGCAATCTCAAAGGGCCGAAGCCCTAGAAGGGAAGAGCGAACCGACTTACGAATCGGTAATTTCGATCTGCTTTGACGAATCCTCTCCGGAGCGAtgcgtcgagattggagccaacCTCCGCGAGCCACTAAAGACAGAGCTCATCGCCTGTCTCAAAAAAACCTCAATGCGTTCGCTTGGGCCGCGGAAGACAAGCCAGGGATCGATATCGGCAAAACGTGTCATGAGCTTAACATCGAGCCGACCTACAGACCCGTCAAATAAAAAAGGCGGAATCTAGGACCAGAGCGTGCCACCGCGGTAAATGACGAAGTCGAAAGACTCCTGAAGGTCGGATCAACAACAGAAGTtaggtatccagactggctcgctaaccTGGTCttggtcaaaaagaaaaacggcaaaTGGTGAGTATGCGTCGATTTTACCGATCTcaacaaggcctgtccaaaGGATTGCTTCCCACTCCCGCACATCGACCGACTGGTCGAAGCAACAGCAGGGAACAAACTCTTATCATTTATGGATGCCTTCTCCGGGTACAATCAGATCATGATGAATCCCAACGATCGTGAGAAAACTGCGTTCATCCCCGATCGGGGAACATATTGCTACAAAGTAATGCCTTTTGGTCTCAAGAATGCAGGCGCCACTTACAAGTGACAAGCGACTTGTCAATCGAATTTTTTCCAAACAGCTCGGCAAGACTATGGAGGTATACATCGATGACATGCTCGTAAAGTCTCTTGACGAGCACGACCACGGCTCCCATTTGGAGGAGTGCTTTGCAAAACTTAACGCCCACAACATGAAACTGAACCCTGCAAAGTGTAGATTCGCGGTGGCATCAGGAGAATTTCTCGGGTATCTAGTCACATGTCGTGGGATCGAGGCCAATCCTAAGCAGATAAACACGTTAATAGAGATGGTCTCGCCAAGGATGAAATGGGAAGTCCAAAGGCTAACCGGAAGAGTCGCGGCCTTGAACCGTTTCATCTCGCGCTCAACGGATAAGTGTTTTCCTTTCTACGACACGCTGAAAGGGAATAAGAAGTTCGAATGGTCGGAGGAATGTGAGAAAGCTTTCCAACAGCTAAAACGTTACCTAGCAACTCATCCCGTCCTCACAAAACCAGTGGAGGGAGAACCCTTGTTCCTGTACATCGCAGTCTCCACAACAGCGATAAGCGGCGTTTTGATTAGAGAGGAACGCGGTGAGCAAAAACCAATCTTCAACATAAGCAAAACGTTACTGGACGCTGAGACCCGGTATCCCCTGATGGAGAAACTAGCATTCGCAGTTTTGACATCGGCAAGGAAACTCCGGCCGTACTTTCAATCGCATACCATAATAATCCTCACCACCTTCCCCCTGCGAACGATCTTGCACATTCCGAGTCAGTCAAGATGACTCGCAAAATGGGTAATCGAACTAAGCGAGTACGACGTGGAGTACCGCCCAAGAACCTGCGTAAAATCTCAAGTACTAGTGAACTTCTTTGTAGAATTGCCCACGGGGGATATGACAAACATGGAACCGGACTCAACCTGGAtccttcacgtcgacggatcaTCATCCAAACAGGGATCCGGGATCGGAATCCGGCTCACGTCTCCGACCGGCGAAGTTTTCGAACAGTCGTTCTGATTGGAATTCCATGCGtcgaacaacgaggccgaatatgAAGTACTCGTCGCAAGATTACGATTAGCCCATGGGCTTAAGATCCGCAACATTCACGCTTACTGTGACTCTCAGTTAGTCGCAAATCAGTACAGCAGAGAATACGAA encodes:
- the LOC106426886 gene encoding uncharacterized protein LOC106426886; this encodes MEIDLCTVTERPSLIFRLSGNATMTLGSIDLVVKAGSVTKVTEFLVINRRTLYNAIVGTPWLNSMRAIPSTFHLCLKFRTPRGVKTIQGDRMMSQVCFAAELKRKNLAIETSHKKKRKLTLDENAPERDSKVFWQSQRAEALEGKSEPTYESVISICFDESSPERCVEIGANLREPLKTELIACLKKTSMRSLGPRKTSQGSISAKRVMSLTSSRPTDPSNKKGGI